A window of Plasmodium vinckei vinckei genome assembly, chromosome: PVVCY_03 genomic DNA:
TTCTCGAATACTAATTTTAGTATTTTTGTcttcatataaatttttgctttctataatttttatattgtcaTATACTTTTACTTGATTAGTAAAGGAtcgaaaaaacaaatatctTCTGTTTAGTAACAATGTTCTTCTACTTTTATTCCACATCCCataaaaagaagaaaaaaaaagttatggaaaattttaataaattataaaaataacctAACAAACCAATATTGTatttcttttcattttcaacTTGTGTTAGTCTTAGTTAATTTCTCTCTGTATACATCCGTATTCCATATACATATTCCTATATTTTCACTTATTCACATGTTCGAATTTTGAATTGTTTGTGaaagcattttttttccacaaaacatatatatatgtgtatttgCATTGGTgatatatgaaataaatataagttataactaaaaattaaaaaaaaaaaatgtaatattcCTCCTTATTGTTttgattaaaaatttatataataagaaGGTATAGCACAAAATGATACAagtgtttataaaaaaaaaataggaaaaaatatttttaaatttaatcgatttaatatgtataaatatatttacttatgcatattaaaagtcacattttttttgtaacaaAAATCTATAGCTTACTCGAtctttgataaaaaaaaatgaaaaaatgttgtaaaaaatatatataataattttaaacattatatgtatacactttaatatttaaatgtaaTGCATCCATACGACATTCCAGCCCCAAAACCacacatacatataatgttattcctttttatcTTTCCATTGAATAtctaaaaaaacattttgtttatgaaaaggaaatgcatgaataaataaaaattatatatgacaTATATTTCACTTAATGAATGTGGGTTcacaatatattatatatatagatggatatattttttattatatatgtttacgTTCTCTGAGAAGCATAACGGTATTGAAGCTGCCGATGTGTTTGCATACTCATCTAAGTTTATCAAAATCTGTAAAAAGTCAAGTtcagtaaaaataaagccataataattaatacaCACACGTATGTATTATAAAGAGAAATAGAGATTAGGTGAAAATATCGTTACCTTTGATTTTGGTATATTTAAAGTATTTGCAACTGATTCTAAAATTCTAATGTTAGCTtgatgaaatataaaataatcaacatcatttaattttaaattgaCATTTTCTAcagatttttttaaaactttaggtattttatttattgcatatttaaaaacttCTTTTccattcatatttatttttccatatttgtTTTGGTTTGGATTGTCTAAATTATCCTTATCgttttcaaaattaattgttaataaattatttaactCACTATTTGATCCTAGATAATAATcgtaaatattattttcttcatttgtTCGTTGTAAAATCATAGCGCCtatgaaaaaaagtttGTAACTATTCTTTGTacttgtattttttttggcaACAAATTTGGAATggttaataataaaaaggatagccatttttttatatagagAAAAATCAAACTATAGAAATAATGTaggaatatatatgcacatgtCATGTAAAAAATGGGCATATCACCTGCTCCATCCCCAAATAAAACACATGTGTTACGGTCTCTCCAATCCACAAAGTTACTTAATGCATCACTTCCAATgattaaaatgtttttatatttggataaaaaattatatgctaaaaaatgtaaggaaaaaatataattaccaaattatatacagataatattttatttattatatatatttattttttctaagaACCTGTAGCAAAAGCAAAGACAAATCCTGTGCATGCTGCTGTTAAATCCATATTGACACTATTTTTACATCCTAGTTCATtactaatattatttgcatctccaaataaattttgagGTGTAGATGATGCGTTTATAATCtgaaaatttgtatattaaaaataggaAAGGTtggtatataaaaaaaagggaattttattacattgACATTCTTACCATATCTATATCTAACGGATTTAATGACGCAGTTTTTAAAGCTTGCTTAGCACTTTCTACTTGTAAActtgttatattttcatttttttttagtatccttctttttttaattcctgTCCTGGTTTGTATCCACTACAATGGGATCACAAATAAGCAACCGGgttacacatatataaaaagtatcaataaatatatacatatgtagtaaactattttataatttttatgaataagcaaaaacatatttcagacaaaaaagaaaaagacaCATAATATTACTTCGTCATTTGTAtcgatatatttttttaattcttcatTATGAATTTCATGTGAAGGATAAGAATGACCATGCCCAATTATTTTACCTCCAActaatttgaaaaaaaataagaaaaatatattaaagagACAAAAAGGTGTATACACATTATATTGttacaatatttta
This region includes:
- a CDS encoding apicoplast beta-ketoacyl-acyl carrier protein synthase III precursor, putative, with translation MYLKYSERRKRKMILYIFILILYNFISFFFALEIKNSKYNFLNNVHSIQHTTKIRAIGGKVGGKIIGHGHSYPSHEIHNEELKKYIDTNDEWIQTRTGIKKRRILKKNENITSLQVESAKQALKTASLNPLDIDMIINASSTPQNLFGDANNISNELGCKNSVNMDLTAACTGFVFAFATAYNFLSKYKNILIIGSDALSNFVDWRDRNTCVLFGDGAGAMILQRTNEENNIYDYYLGSNSELNNLLTINFENDKDNLDNPNQNKYGKINMNGKEVFKYAINKIPKVLKKSVENVNLKLNDVDYFIFHQANIRILESVANTLNIPKSKILINLDEYANTSAASIPLCFSENIFNGKIKRNNIICMCGFGAGMSSSKL